Within the Armatimonadota bacterium genome, the region CGTGCTGCGCCAGCTGCCAGTAGTGTTCTCGCCGCTTCGTTGAGTGTGCTGCCTGTCGTCCAGACATCATCTATCAACAAAATGCTCCTGCCTGTCAGGGCAGCCGGCTGTCTCACCTGAAAGGCATTTTGCACATTCTGCTGGCGTTGTACCGCATCCAGCCCCACCTGCGGTTGGCGATATACTGTACGCTCCAGCACATCATGCAACATCGGCAGCCCTGCCTTCTGGCAAAACAGCTCTGCGAGGAGTGCGCTCTGGTTAAAACCGCGTTCCCTTTCCCGCTCACGATGGATAGGCACGGGGATGACGACATCTGCCGTATGCAGTCGTTCGGTCAACGGTGTTTGCCAGCCCTCGAGAAGCAGCCGTGCGAGAGCTGGAGCCAGCGAGGGGTGTTTGCCGTATTTGAACCGGTGAATCGCCGTGCGAACCACGCCATCATAGCGCGTTACTGCACGAACCGCCTCGGGAACCAGAGGATGCACCGAACAGGAGACGCAGAAGCCTTCAGCGCACATGGGCGTACCGCACCGGGCACACACAGGCGGGGTGATGTAGGGGGTACTGTCGGCGCACTGTTCACACCAGCCGTCGCAACCGACCAGTGCACAGGCGGCGCAACGGGGCGGGTACAGCGCGTCCAGAATCTCACTCCAGACGAGCCGTACCCACCTCATAATGCCCGTGCGATAATCGCCATGCTGCGAGAGTCCAGTTTGGTGGTGTCAGGGATTTCGAAGCGGTTGCCGTCCATGTCGGTGATAATCAGGCGCGTGGGGGTCACCTCCTGCACGTTGTCGCGCAGATGACGCACCTGATACACCCTTCGTCCGCGATTGGTCTGCACATCCCAGGTGATGGTTCCATACTCCTCACGCACGGAGT harbors:
- a CDS encoding amidophosphoribosyltransferase is translated as MRWVRLVWSEILDALYPPRCAACALVGCDGWCEQCADSTPYITPPVCARCGTPMCAEGFCVSCSVHPLVPEAVRAVTRYDGVVRTAIHRFKYGKHPSLAPALARLLLEGWQTPLTERLHTADVVIPVPIHRERERERGFNQSALLAELFCQKAGLPMLHDVLERTVYRQPQVGLDAVQRQQNVQNAFQVRQPAALTGRSILLIDDVWTTGSTLNEAARTLLAAGAARVFAYTVAHERLEGTDPTMR